From Geomonas agri, one genomic window encodes:
- a CDS encoding type VI secretion system Vgr family protein has translation MTFTQRDRLISIRTTLGEDALLLTDLTGEEGISRSFSFELSLLSERHSIPLQTLPGSNATVSITLTNGRRRYLNGTIASFTQGRSGGEEGEDSRFSFYRCILVPWFWTLSKSADIRIFQNRSTPEIVEQVFENHGFSWYRFDLRGSYDKREFCVQYRETAFNFVSRLLEEEGLFYFFRHEDGKHTMIIADSPDANPPCPFQQNASSRSSATGTRNEDVITALETTRYMHSGRYSLNDYNFAIPRTGLKAEAPAVAQTQTAKCEVYDAPGCYGSRSAGDRLARIRMEEEETMATVMFGSSDCRAFASGYRFRLRDHCNSNWEGKELLLVSVKHDAMEAYATGSSSSYHNSFVCIPHQTPYRPTRLTPKPVVQGTQTAVVVGPPGEEIHTDQYGRVKVKFLWDRAVKGDDSSSCWIRVSQPLAGNGWGATFLPRVGHEVLVQFLEGDPDRPVIIGQLHNGMNLPPYQLPAEKTKSCLKSCSTPGGQGHNELRFEDKKGEEQLYLHAQREQVNRVNEDSVEWVGQDRHLIVNRDRLEKVSRDQHVEIVGDCNETIGGTLSLSLGADVQLKVATKCALQAGEEVVVLSAKNIVIESLTQVCLKVGDSFIDISPAGVNIVGSNVLINQGGSPAVSARASPEKPKPPKEPEQNRSGR, from the coding sequence ATGACATTCACACAACGTGACCGGCTCATTTCCATACGCACGACTTTGGGGGAAGATGCACTTCTCTTGACGGATTTGACCGGGGAGGAGGGGATCTCCCGTAGTTTCAGCTTTGAGTTGTCTCTACTTTCCGAACGTCACTCCATTCCACTCCAAACGCTTCCAGGCAGCAACGCAACTGTCTCAATCACCCTCACTAACGGCAGGAGGAGATACCTGAACGGGACCATTGCCAGTTTCACCCAGGGCAGGTCGGGCGGTGAAGAGGGTGAGGATAGCCGCTTTTCCTTTTACAGATGCATACTCGTTCCCTGGTTCTGGACCCTTAGCAAAAGTGCTGACATAAGGATCTTCCAGAACCGGTCTACCCCGGAGATTGTGGAGCAGGTATTCGAAAACCATGGTTTTTCCTGGTACCGCTTCGATCTGCGCGGGAGTTACGACAAGAGAGAGTTCTGTGTCCAGTACCGGGAAACCGCCTTCAATTTCGTGTCCCGCCTTCTGGAGGAAGAAGGCCTCTTCTATTTTTTCCGGCATGAGGACGGCAAGCACACGATGATCATCGCAGATTCTCCCGATGCCAATCCGCCTTGTCCGTTTCAGCAGAACGCCTCATCGCGTTCCAGCGCGACCGGCACCAGGAACGAAGATGTGATCACCGCCCTGGAAACCACACGCTACATGCATTCCGGCAGGTACTCCCTTAATGACTACAACTTCGCCATTCCAAGGACGGGATTAAAAGCGGAAGCTCCCGCCGTAGCCCAGACACAGACGGCGAAATGTGAGGTCTATGACGCTCCGGGTTGCTACGGCAGCAGGAGCGCAGGCGACAGGCTGGCAAGGATCCGCATGGAGGAAGAAGAAACAATGGCCACCGTTATGTTCGGCAGTAGCGATTGTCGTGCCTTTGCCAGCGGCTATCGCTTCAGGCTTAGAGATCACTGCAACAGTAACTGGGAGGGCAAGGAGTTGCTCCTGGTGTCCGTGAAGCATGACGCGATGGAAGCATACGCCACAGGTTCCTCTTCCAGTTATCACAACAGCTTCGTCTGCATACCTCATCAGACCCCATATCGCCCGACACGCCTTACACCAAAGCCGGTCGTGCAGGGGACGCAGACGGCTGTGGTCGTGGGGCCGCCGGGAGAGGAGATTCACACCGACCAGTACGGCCGGGTAAAGGTCAAGTTTCTCTGGGATCGGGCAGTGAAGGGCGACGACAGCAGCTCCTGCTGGATCAGGGTGAGCCAGCCACTGGCCGGTAACGGTTGGGGCGCTACATTTCTGCCCCGTGTCGGTCATGAAGTGCTGGTTCAATTCCTGGAGGGTGATCCCGACCGGCCGGTCATCATCGGCCAGCTTCATAACGGGATGAACCTGCCACCCTACCAACTGCCCGCGGAGAAGACCAAAAGCTGTCTGAAGTCGTGTTCGACGCCCGGTGGACAAGGGCACAATGAGCTGCGCTTCGAGGACAAGAAAGGTGAGGAGCAGCTGTACCTTCACGCGCAGCGGGAGCAGGTGAACCGTGTGAATGAGGACTCCGTGGAGTGGGTTGGGCAGGATCGCCACCTCATCGTCAACCGGGACCGGCTGGAGAAGGTGTCGCGCGATCAGCACGTTGAAATTGTAGGCGACTGCAATGAAACCATTGGCGGAACCCTTTCCCTTTCACTGGGCGCGGACGTGCAACTAAAGGTTGCAACCAAGTGCGCGTTGCAGGCAGGGGAGGAGGTAGTTGTCCTCTCAGCAAAAAACATCGTGATCGAATCCCTGACTCAGGTGTGCCTGAAAGTAGGAGACAGCTTCATAGATATTAGCCCGGCGGGAGTCAACATCGTCGGCAGCAATGTGCTGATTAACCAAGGAGGCAGTCCGGCCGTTTCTGCGCGGGCCTCACCTGAGAAACCAAAGCCCCCCAAAGAACCTGAACAGAACCGGTCCGGGCGGTAG